A stretch of Myxococcus hansupus DNA encodes these proteins:
- the gspE gene encoding type II secretion system ATPase GspE, which translates to MNLTADPTLSSAAPGAASPRNDATQLISHGQAYLCGRLLGEILRAIVPSLTEEKLQEALAVQEEKGQRIGEALVGLKAVSEEDVAKALGHQLDLPYLARIFTEEVDAELVKRIPINFARQSHILPLFMEGDSVAVAVADPLDTGALDHVRVLLGTSVSQRIALASTITDAINSVYDRSVNETEQLVDEMETQDLDAIAHELDEPKDLLDEDDEAPVIRLVNSVLFRAAKERASDIHIEPMERELMVRFRVDGVLQEVIKPPKRYQNAIVSRVKVMGQLNIAEKRLPQDGRIRIKLAGRDIDIRLSTIPTSHGERIVMRLLDKTATLLDLAEIGMGQKTLESMEAVIKRSHGIVLVTGPTGSGKTTTLYGALSKINTPDLNILTVEDPVEYQLKGIGQMAINPKIGLSFAQGLRSFLRQDPDVIMVGEIRDKETAEIAIQASLTGHLVLSTVHTNDAAGAVTRLVDMGVEPFLVASSLTGILAQRLVRRVCPDCRVLFDPTDAELKELGHNRASFKQRYGVDRIYKATGCPSCNRNGYRGRTGIYEFLPVDDDVRQLVLKNVDASTIKRSATSKGMTTLLDDGARKIALGETTIAEVLSITQEDM; encoded by the coding sequence ATGAACCTTACCGCCGACCCCACCCTCTCGAGCGCCGCGCCCGGCGCGGCCTCCCCGCGCAACGACGCCACGCAGCTCATCTCCCATGGCCAGGCCTACCTGTGTGGCCGGCTGCTGGGTGAAATCCTGCGCGCCATCGTCCCCTCGCTCACCGAGGAGAAGCTCCAGGAGGCGCTCGCCGTCCAGGAGGAGAAGGGGCAGCGCATCGGAGAGGCGCTGGTGGGGCTGAAGGCGGTCTCCGAAGAGGACGTGGCCAAGGCCCTGGGCCACCAGTTGGACCTGCCCTACCTGGCGCGCATCTTCACCGAAGAGGTGGACGCGGAGCTGGTCAAGCGCATCCCCATCAACTTCGCCCGCCAGTCCCACATCCTCCCGCTGTTCATGGAGGGGGATTCGGTGGCGGTGGCCGTGGCGGATCCGCTGGACACCGGCGCGCTGGACCACGTGCGCGTGCTCCTGGGCACCAGCGTCAGCCAGCGCATCGCCCTGGCCTCCACCATCACCGACGCCATCAACAGCGTCTACGACCGCTCCGTCAATGAGACGGAGCAGCTCGTGGACGAGATGGAAACGCAGGACCTGGACGCCATCGCCCACGAGCTGGACGAGCCCAAGGACCTGCTCGACGAGGACGACGAGGCCCCCGTCATCCGGCTGGTGAACTCCGTGTTGTTCCGCGCCGCCAAGGAGCGCGCGAGCGATATCCACATCGAGCCGATGGAGCGCGAGCTGATGGTGCGCTTCCGCGTGGACGGTGTGCTGCAGGAGGTCATCAAGCCGCCCAAGCGGTACCAGAACGCCATCGTCAGCCGCGTGAAGGTGATGGGGCAGTTGAACATCGCCGAGAAGCGCCTGCCGCAGGACGGCCGCATCCGCATCAAGCTGGCCGGCCGCGACATCGACATCCGTCTGTCCACCATCCCCACGTCGCACGGCGAGCGCATCGTCATGCGTCTGTTGGACAAGACGGCGACGCTGCTGGACCTGGCCGAAATCGGCATGGGCCAGAAGACGCTCGAGTCGATGGAAGCCGTCATCAAGCGCTCGCACGGCATCGTGCTGGTGACGGGCCCCACCGGCTCCGGCAAGACGACGACGCTCTACGGCGCCCTGTCGAAAATCAATACGCCGGACCTCAACATCCTCACCGTCGAGGACCCGGTCGAGTACCAGCTCAAGGGCATTGGCCAGATGGCCATCAACCCGAAGATTGGACTCTCCTTCGCCCAGGGCCTGCGCTCCTTCCTCCGCCAGGACCCGGACGTCATCATGGTCGGCGAGATTCGCGACAAGGAGACGGCCGAAATCGCCATCCAGGCGTCGCTCACGGGTCACCTCGTGCTGTCCACGGTGCACACCAACGACGCCGCCGGCGCCGTGACGCGTCTGGTGGACATGGGCGTGGAGCCCTTCCTCGTGGCGTCCTCGCTCACCGGCATCCTGGCCCAGCGCCTGGTGCGCCGCGTGTGCCCGGACTGCCGCGTGCTCTTCGACCCCACCGACGCGGAGCTCAAGGAATTGGGCCACAACCGGGCCTCGTTCAAGCAACGCTACGGTGTGGACCGCATCTACAAGGCCACCGGTTGCCCCTCCTGCAACCGCAATGGCTACCGCGGCCGTACCGGCATCTACGAGTTCCTGCCCGTGGATGACGACGTGCGCCAGTTGGTGCTGAAGAACGTGGACGCCTCGACCATCAAGCGGTCGGCCACGTCCAAGGGCATGACGACGCTGCTGGATGACGGCGCGCGCAAGATTGCCCTGGGCGAGACCACCATCGCCGAGGTGCTCAGCATCACTCAGGAGGACATGTAG
- the gspF gene encoding type II secretion system inner membrane protein GspF, whose amino-acid sequence MPVFEYRGLNSAGKQIKGLLEADSPKTLRSKLRADGIFLTDVLAQAEGSRSAVSKGANAALAARDIDLRKLGRGRVNTDDVAIFTRQLSTLLGAGVTLVESLSALVDQVEKERFKRALSDIKQRVNEGSSLADALGQHPKIFPSIYVNMVRAGEASGALDAVLTRLADFTENQARLQQKILSTMLYPAIMMLVGGGILVALMVFVVPKVTKIFETMKATLPLSTRILIASSNFFQAWWFLLMPAMVVAVMLFIRWTKSASGKPKWDRFTLKAPVVGNLVRLLSISRFARTLSTLLKSGVPLLAAMDIVKAIMTNTVLAEVVEKARDSIREGESIANPLKRSGEFPPLVYHMVAIGERSGQLEEMLTSVADNYETQVNVRISALTSLLEPLLIVVMGAVIAFVALSILMPILQVNSAIR is encoded by the coding sequence ATGCCGGTCTTCGAGTACAGAGGTCTCAATTCCGCGGGCAAGCAGATCAAGGGCTTGCTCGAGGCGGACTCGCCCAAGACGCTGCGGTCCAAGCTGCGCGCCGACGGCATCTTCCTCACCGACGTGCTCGCCCAGGCCGAGGGCAGCCGCTCCGCCGTGTCCAAGGGCGCCAACGCCGCGCTGGCGGCGCGCGACATCGACCTGCGCAAGCTGGGCCGCGGCCGCGTCAACACGGACGACGTGGCCATCTTCACCCGGCAGCTCTCCACGCTGCTGGGCGCGGGCGTCACGCTGGTGGAGTCGCTCAGCGCGCTGGTGGACCAGGTGGAGAAGGAGCGCTTCAAGCGCGCCCTCTCCGACATCAAGCAGCGCGTGAATGAAGGCTCGTCCCTGGCGGACGCCCTGGGCCAGCACCCCAAAATCTTCCCCAGCATCTACGTGAACATGGTGCGCGCGGGCGAGGCCTCGGGCGCGCTGGACGCGGTGCTCACGCGCCTGGCGGACTTCACGGAGAACCAGGCCCGGCTGCAGCAGAAGATTCTCAGCACCATGCTCTACCCCGCCATCATGATGCTGGTGGGCGGCGGCATCCTCGTGGCCCTCATGGTCTTCGTGGTGCCGAAGGTGACGAAGATTTTCGAGACGATGAAGGCCACGCTGCCGCTCAGCACGCGCATCCTCATCGCCTCCAGCAACTTCTTCCAGGCCTGGTGGTTCCTGCTGATGCCGGCGATGGTCGTCGCCGTCATGCTCTTCATCCGCTGGACGAAGAGCGCCTCCGGCAAGCCGAAGTGGGACCGCTTCACGCTCAAGGCCCCCGTGGTGGGCAACCTGGTGCGCCTGCTGTCCATCTCCCGCTTCGCCCGGACGCTGTCCACGCTGCTCAAGAGCGGCGTCCCGCTGCTGGCCGCCATGGACATCGTCAAGGCCATCATGACGAACACCGTGCTGGCCGAAGTGGTGGAGAAGGCCCGCGACTCCATCCGCGAGGGCGAAAGCATCGCCAACCCGCTGAAGCGCTCCGGGGAGTTCCCGCCGCTGGTGTACCACATGGTCGCCATTGGCGAGCGCTCCGGCCAGTTGGAGGAGATGCTCACCAGCGTGGCGGACAACTACGAGACGCAGGTGAACGTGCGCATCAGCGCCCTCACCTCGCTGCTCGAGCCCCTCCTCATCGTGGTGATGGGCGCGGTGATTGCATTCGTCGCGCTCTCCATCCTGATGCCGATTCTGCAGGTGAACTCGGCCATCCGGTGA
- the gspG gene encoding type II secretion system major pseudopilin GspG, translating to MRQSQKQQRKQRRNRGMTLIEIMVVITILGLIAAAVGVAVIPQLEAARRDRAALDIKNIQGAMKLYYTKKGKYPDTASGLQALVEAQALEQMPKDPWNNDYVYINEGGKPVIISYGADGASGGEGNDADISSADTAGSARK from the coding sequence ATGCGCCAGAGCCAGAAGCAGCAGAGGAAGCAGCGCCGCAACCGCGGCATGACGCTCATCGAAATCATGGTGGTCATCACCATCCTCGGCCTCATCGCCGCCGCGGTGGGTGTGGCCGTCATCCCGCAGCTCGAGGCCGCGCGCAGGGACCGCGCCGCGCTGGACATCAAGAACATCCAGGGCGCGATGAAGCTCTACTACACGAAGAAGGGGAAGTACCCGGACACGGCCTCGGGCCTGCAGGCGCTGGTGGAGGCGCAGGCGCTCGAGCAGATGCCCAAGGACCCCTGGAACAACGACTACGTGTACATCAACGAGGGCGGCAAGCCCGTCATCATCTCCTACGGCGCGGACGGCGCGTCCGGTGGCGAGGGCAACGACGCGGACATTTCGTCCGCGGACACGGCGGGCTCCGCCAGGAAGTAG
- a CDS encoding type II secretion system protein GspG — protein sequence MNEHDANASPTPSTTEGTNRRQRLGRFLLVSVFLAATGLAFTLVYVTEDRTLETSQRRARTDIRKLEGMFKSHHRLMGRFPSKEEGFTPLIQARILDRVPEDPWGHPYVYWMNGEAGAVVSYGADGKPGGSGLDADLSSGGVLAAGWDQP from the coding sequence ATGAACGAGCACGACGCCAATGCATCCCCGACGCCCTCGACGACCGAGGGGACGAACCGCCGCCAGCGCCTGGGGCGGTTCCTCCTGGTCTCCGTCTTCCTGGCCGCCACGGGGCTCGCCTTCACTCTCGTCTACGTGACGGAGGACCGGACGCTGGAAACCTCCCAGCGCCGGGCCCGCACGGACATCCGCAAGCTGGAGGGCATGTTCAAGTCCCACCACCGGCTGATGGGCCGCTTCCCCTCGAAGGAAGAGGGCTTCACCCCGCTCATCCAGGCCCGCATCCTGGACCGCGTGCCGGAGGACCCCTGGGGCCACCCGTACGTGTACTGGATGAACGGCGAGGCGGGCGCGGTCGTCTCCTACGGCGCGGATGGCAAGCCGGGCGGCAGCGGGCTCGACGCGGACCTGAGCAGCGGCGGCGTGCTGGCCGCGGGGTGGGACCAGCCATGA
- a CDS encoding prepilin-type N-terminal cleavage/methylation domain-containing protein has translation MSRLPRSRRAQRGLTLIEISIAIIIVAILFSAAVMGIGSITGAKAKGSAGELAGLIRSLYDSAALRGQTCRLVFEIPDPKSEEPTRYHAECAEGGITTSRDRDEMLRADNTERERAARNKGSGRDERRNYLSSGGIGTNAPSAQELLEGEKLRVENASRYSAYTSEEVPSRQLPPDVKVSVWTRNQREPVESGVAYLYFFPQGYTEKAYVYVQQGDNVWTLDVSPLTGKVNIVAEALEVPR, from the coding sequence ATGAGCCGCCTTCCCCGCTCGCGGCGCGCGCAGCGCGGCCTGACGCTCATCGAAATCTCCATCGCCATCATCATCGTCGCCATCCTGTTCTCCGCGGCGGTGATGGGCATTGGCTCCATCACCGGCGCGAAGGCCAAGGGCAGCGCGGGTGAACTGGCGGGCCTCATCCGCTCGCTCTACGACTCGGCGGCGCTGCGCGGCCAGACGTGCCGCCTGGTGTTCGAGATTCCCGACCCCAAGAGCGAGGAGCCCACGCGCTACCACGCCGAATGCGCCGAGGGCGGCATCACCACCTCGCGCGACCGCGACGAGATGCTCCGCGCGGACAACACCGAGCGCGAGCGCGCGGCGCGCAACAAGGGCAGCGGGCGCGACGAGCGGCGCAACTACCTGTCGTCGGGCGGCATTGGCACCAACGCGCCCAGCGCCCAGGAGCTGCTGGAGGGCGAAAAGCTGCGCGTGGAGAACGCGTCCCGATACTCCGCGTACACGTCCGAGGAGGTCCCCTCGCGCCAGTTGCCCCCGGACGTGAAGGTGTCCGTGTGGACGCGCAACCAGCGTGAGCCGGTGGAGAGCGGCGTGGCGTACCTCTACTTCTTCCCGCAGGGCTACACGGAGAAGGCCTACGTGTACGTGCAGCAGGGAGACAACGTCTGGACGCTGGACGTGTCACCCCTCACCGGCAAGGTGAACATCGTCGCCGAGGCGCTGGAGGTGCCGCGATGA
- a CDS encoding type IV pilus modification PilV family protein gives MKRNRGFTLLEVVVALAILGLALMAIFDLNAGAVSNHVYTKRLTVASLLARSKMTDLEQDLYDDGFSLDDKEESGDFSDEGWTQFKWRARIIAPKAEGVTPEQLIGAIFNLPIGDNSGGDPLAGIAGLFGGGAGGKDGAAAGGPQAAGLGGMGGAAMGMAQPMFTQMIEQITQTVREVHLTVYWQEGTQVESIDLVTHVVSLGPGSDRNGGAAAAQGGGSDNVWVTQDGRPVPNPRPGPNGIMLDPATGQPLRRMGDAQQDINSRRGGGNIGMNPLGGQRNQ, from the coding sequence ATGAAGCGCAACCGCGGGTTCACGCTGTTGGAGGTGGTGGTGGCGCTCGCCATCCTCGGGCTGGCGCTGATGGCCATCTTCGACCTCAACGCCGGCGCGGTGTCCAACCACGTCTACACCAAGCGCCTCACCGTGGCGTCGCTGCTGGCCCGCTCGAAGATGACGGACCTGGAGCAGGACCTCTACGACGACGGCTTCAGCCTGGATGACAAGGAGGAGTCCGGGGACTTCTCCGACGAGGGCTGGACGCAGTTCAAGTGGCGCGCGCGCATCATCGCCCCCAAGGCGGAGGGCGTGACGCCCGAGCAGCTCATCGGCGCCATCTTCAACCTGCCCATTGGCGACAACTCCGGGGGAGATCCGCTGGCTGGCATCGCGGGGCTCTTCGGCGGCGGCGCGGGTGGTAAGGACGGCGCGGCTGCCGGTGGGCCCCAGGCCGCGGGGCTGGGCGGCATGGGCGGCGCGGCCATGGGCATGGCGCAGCCCATGTTCACGCAGATGATCGAGCAGATCACCCAGACGGTCCGCGAGGTGCACCTCACCGTCTACTGGCAGGAAGGCACCCAGGTGGAGAGCATCGACCTGGTGACACACGTGGTGTCGCTCGGCCCGGGCTCGGACCGCAACGGCGGCGCCGCCGCGGCGCAGGGTGGCGGCTCCGACAACGTGTGGGTGACGCAGGACGGACGGCCCGTGCCCAACCCCCGGCCCGGCCCCAACGGCATCATGCTGGACCCCGCGACGGGGCAGCCTTTGCGCCGCATGGGTGACGCGCAGCAGGACATCAACAGCCGCCGGGGCGGCGGCAACATCGGCATGAACCCGCTGGGCGGACAGAGGAACCAATGA
- a CDS encoding type II secretion system protein GspJ — translation MRRHTRGFTLMEVMVAVAITALMGTVVAMAFQTGLTAKETVEVDADRYRQVRVAMNRMGREIGSAFVSDRYDTTRFRDQNDRPTNFVGKRDRLLFTTFAHQRLYTDVKESDQAIVEYFVEAAADRQANGRLDLKRRVNANIDERMEEGGHVDVLFEGVKELEFAYWDSDKKEWDDEWDTRRSERKTILPTRVRVTVVAVDETGKEARYVTQARIMLNTELPRY, via the coding sequence ATGCGCCGCCACACGCGAGGCTTCACGTTGATGGAGGTCATGGTCGCCGTGGCCATCACCGCGCTCATGGGCACGGTGGTCGCCATGGCCTTCCAGACGGGCCTGACGGCGAAGGAGACGGTGGAGGTGGACGCGGACCGCTACCGCCAGGTGCGGGTGGCCATGAACCGCATGGGCCGCGAGATTGGCTCCGCCTTCGTCAGCGACCGGTACGACACCACGCGCTTCCGGGACCAGAACGACCGGCCCACCAACTTCGTGGGCAAGCGCGACCGGCTGCTGTTCACCACGTTCGCGCACCAGCGCCTGTACACGGACGTGAAGGAGTCCGACCAGGCCATCGTCGAGTACTTCGTGGAGGCGGCGGCGGACCGGCAGGCCAACGGCCGACTGGACCTCAAGCGGCGCGTCAACGCGAACATCGACGAGCGCATGGAAGAGGGCGGCCATGTGGACGTGCTCTTCGAAGGCGTGAAGGAGCTGGAGTTCGCCTACTGGGATTCGGACAAGAAGGAATGGGATGACGAGTGGGACACCCGGCGCTCGGAGCGGAAGACGATTCTGCCCACCCGGGTGCGCGTGACGGTGGTGGCCGTGGACGAAACCGGCAAGGAGGCCCGTTACGTCACCCAGGCCCGAATCATGCTCAACACCGAGCTGCCGAGGTACTGA
- a CDS encoding general secretion pathway protein GspK, translated as MPLPFFRQTPRRRGPLSPAARRTRGSRGVALIIAVVSIAILTVIATDFAYNSRVDLQLAANQRDEVRAYYMARSGIALSRLLLRFQKQVDQTPIPNPASLLAGLGIGGTPQAGQVQPSSLNIQLFKMARVDCHMLRGLVKNDGGGEMSALAPSQDDNFKLDEEQDPAAREVASQMTMRSFGGFEGCFLATITDEEEKLNVHRLIAGAGDARPTALRLMDMMSDPRFEFLWERDDANKVRSTPQDVLLALKDWADDDRTGSAFNPVDPVNPLPGGFSDEGSSYSRYDPSYQPKNARFDSVDELYRVHGINDQFMSAFRDRLTVYPDINRRPNINTDDPVMMGLAIMSVADQTRPDPRLRDPVFLNELIERVRAARMFSFFGMSVQDFVAVVEAAGILVDPAVKSNVAGNRLVGDKSQTFTIKSVGEAGSVQKTLTAVIRLDDTLGRLLYWREE; from the coding sequence ATGCCCCTCCCCTTCTTCCGACAGACGCCCCGGCGGCGCGGCCCCCTCTCCCCCGCGGCGCGGCGGACACGGGGCTCGCGCGGCGTGGCGCTCATCATCGCGGTGGTGTCCATCGCCATCCTGACGGTGATTGCCACCGACTTCGCGTACAACAGCCGCGTGGACCTGCAGCTCGCGGCGAACCAGCGGGACGAGGTCCGCGCCTATTACATGGCGCGCTCGGGCATCGCCCTGTCCCGGCTGCTGCTGCGCTTCCAGAAGCAGGTGGACCAGACGCCCATCCCCAACCCGGCGAGCCTCCTGGCGGGGCTGGGCATTGGCGGCACGCCGCAGGCCGGCCAGGTGCAGCCCTCCTCGCTCAACATCCAGCTCTTCAAGATGGCGCGCGTGGACTGCCACATGCTCCGGGGGCTGGTGAAGAACGACGGCGGCGGCGAGATGTCCGCGCTGGCGCCCTCACAGGACGACAACTTCAAGCTGGACGAAGAACAGGACCCGGCAGCGCGCGAGGTGGCCTCGCAGATGACCATGCGCTCCTTCGGTGGCTTCGAGGGCTGCTTCCTGGCGACCATCACCGACGAGGAGGAGAAGCTCAACGTCCACCGCCTCATCGCCGGCGCGGGAGACGCGCGCCCCACCGCCCTGCGGCTCATGGACATGATGTCCGACCCGCGCTTCGAGTTCCTCTGGGAGCGGGACGACGCCAACAAGGTGCGCAGCACGCCCCAGGACGTCCTCCTGGCGCTCAAGGACTGGGCGGACGACGACCGGACGGGCTCGGCCTTCAACCCGGTGGACCCGGTGAATCCGCTGCCGGGTGGTTTCTCGGATGAAGGGTCGTCCTACAGCCGTTATGACCCCAGCTATCAGCCGAAGAACGCGCGCTTCGACAGCGTGGACGAGCTGTACCGGGTCCACGGCATCAACGACCAGTTCATGTCGGCGTTCCGCGACCGCCTCACCGTCTACCCGGACATCAACCGCCGGCCCAACATCAACACCGACGACCCGGTGATGATGGGGCTGGCCATCATGTCGGTGGCGGACCAGACGCGGCCGGACCCGCGGCTGAGGGACCCGGTGTTCCTCAACGAGCTCATCGAGCGCGTCCGCGCCGCGCGCATGTTCAGCTTCTTCGGCATGTCCGTGCAGGACTTCGTCGCGGTGGTGGAAGCGGCGGGCATCCTCGTGGACCCGGCCGTGAAGTCCAACGTGGCGGGCAACCGGCTCGTCGGCGACAAGAGTCAGACGTTCACCATCAAATCTGTGGGAGAAGCGGGCAGCGTGCAGAAGACGCTCACCGCCGTCATCCGGCTCGACGACACCCTGGGCCGGCTCCTGTACTGGAGAGAGGAATAG
- the pilM gene encoding pilus assembly protein PilM, protein MARILGLDLGSHAVKGVVLEAKTKTHTTHGFAEVRRAQEGERADTLRSAVQELLGQLPQGNVDQIVVALPGPALTTHSLSLPFSDAKRIEATLPFEIGSQLPFDISDVVYDYQVVGQKDLEGSKDKAGELLVGVVRKEELAELLALLSELKVDPRIVTHPGVAYQNLFQQQPGLFQGQGEGGAVAVVDIGHERTTVAVGTPGTGIQFARTFSGGGRDLSKALAAEFQTSLAEAHHWKEQHGAVASAAQGPDAERAASAFVRGLQPLLRELRPSLKAFTARTRQQVGAVVLCGGTAKLPGIAEQLSKDLNLPVRVLALPADASPNVPAAEQPVAAQAYALALRGNATGARAPRFNYRRGEFGFKGELDYVKDKLGLLASFAATLILLLIAFGVVRNSVLARREAQVDAVLCDTTQRILGRCEKDYNRALNMLAGVESPAAALPKMTAVNLLAEVTGRVPNEVPVKFTRIQIDLSRVILEGETDSSKQVDTLSNAIKNHACFKDVRQGKVEKTRDGSKMSFRLDVQVQCPGEQGGES, encoded by the coding sequence ATGGCCCGTATCCTTGGCCTGGACCTCGGCAGTCACGCCGTGAAGGGCGTGGTGCTGGAGGCGAAGACGAAGACGCACACCACCCACGGGTTCGCGGAAGTCCGGCGCGCCCAGGAGGGCGAGCGCGCCGACACGCTGCGAAGCGCGGTGCAGGAGCTGCTCGGCCAGCTCCCGCAGGGCAACGTGGACCAGATTGTCGTGGCCCTCCCCGGCCCCGCCCTCACCACGCACTCGCTGAGCCTGCCGTTCTCCGACGCCAAGCGCATCGAGGCGACGCTGCCCTTCGAGATTGGCAGCCAGCTCCCCTTCGACATCTCCGACGTCGTCTACGACTACCAGGTCGTCGGCCAGAAGGACCTGGAGGGCAGCAAGGACAAGGCCGGCGAGCTGCTGGTGGGCGTGGTCCGCAAGGAGGAGCTGGCGGAGCTGCTCGCGCTGCTCTCCGAGCTCAAGGTGGACCCGCGCATCGTCACGCACCCGGGCGTCGCCTACCAGAACCTGTTCCAGCAGCAGCCGGGCCTCTTCCAGGGGCAGGGCGAGGGCGGCGCGGTGGCGGTGGTGGACATTGGCCACGAGCGCACCACCGTGGCCGTGGGCACGCCCGGCACCGGCATCCAGTTCGCGCGCACCTTCTCCGGTGGCGGACGGGACTTGAGCAAGGCGCTGGCCGCCGAGTTCCAGACGTCGCTGGCGGAGGCGCACCACTGGAAGGAGCAGCACGGCGCGGTGGCCAGCGCGGCGCAGGGTCCGGACGCGGAGCGCGCGGCGTCCGCCTTCGTGCGCGGGCTGCAGCCGCTGCTGCGCGAGCTGCGCCCGTCCCTCAAGGCGTTCACCGCCCGCACCCGCCAGCAGGTGGGCGCGGTGGTGCTGTGCGGCGGCACGGCGAAGCTGCCGGGCATCGCCGAGCAGCTCTCCAAGGATTTGAACCTGCCGGTGCGCGTGCTGGCCCTGCCGGCGGACGCGTCACCGAACGTCCCCGCGGCGGAGCAGCCCGTGGCGGCCCAGGCCTACGCGCTGGCCCTGCGCGGCAACGCGACGGGCGCGCGCGCCCCGCGCTTCAACTACCGCCGGGGTGAGTTCGGCTTCAAGGGCGAGCTCGACTACGTGAAGGACAAGCTGGGCCTGCTGGCGTCGTTCGCGGCCACGCTCATCCTGCTGCTCATCGCGTTCGGCGTGGTGCGCAACTCGGTGCTGGCGCGGCGCGAGGCGCAGGTGGACGCGGTGCTCTGCGACACCACCCAGCGCATCCTCGGCCGCTGCGAGAAGGACTACAACCGCGCGCTCAACATGCTCGCGGGCGTGGAGAGCCCGGCGGCGGCGCTGCCCAAGATGACCGCCGTCAACCTGCTGGCGGAGGTGACGGGGCGCGTGCCCAACGAGGTGCCGGTGAAGTTCACGCGCATCCAGATTGATTTGAGCCGCGTCATCCTCGAGGGCGAGACGGATTCGTCGAAGCAGGTCGACACGCTGTCCAACGCCATCAAGAACCACGCCTGCTTCAAGGACGTCCGGCAGGGCAAGGTGGAGAAGACGCGGGACGGCAGCAAGATGTCCTTCCGCCTGGACGTCCAGGTGCAATGCCCTGGTGAGCAGGGTGGGGAGAGCTGA
- the gspM gene encoding type II secretion system protein GspM — protein sequence MAKLQEVFAPIQTWFDRLSDREKRMVSIAGAAALVFILFAVVMTFSNSAAGYRKRTEDKLAKLQEVNALATSFREAQANRQSVEQQLTSSNVQLITYIEDKATLAGLQVPNMTPKGEVGLGDGKIVESAVELTFTDVDLRKLTDFLQTVESGPGVVKVKLLRIEPRPATDTLTAWTTVATYRMKP from the coding sequence ATGGCCAAGCTTCAGGAAGTCTTCGCCCCCATCCAGACGTGGTTCGACCGGCTCAGCGACCGCGAGAAGCGCATGGTGTCCATCGCCGGCGCGGCGGCGCTGGTGTTCATCCTCTTCGCGGTGGTGATGACGTTCAGCAACAGCGCGGCGGGCTACCGCAAGCGCACCGAGGACAAGCTGGCCAAGCTGCAGGAAGTGAACGCGCTGGCCACCAGCTTCCGCGAGGCGCAGGCCAACCGGCAGTCGGTGGAGCAGCAGCTCACGTCCAGCAACGTGCAGCTCATCACGTACATCGAGGACAAGGCCACGCTGGCGGGCCTCCAGGTGCCCAACATGACGCCCAAGGGCGAGGTGGGCCTGGGCGATGGCAAAATCGTGGAGAGCGCCGTGGAGCTGACCTTCACGGACGTGGACCTGCGCAAGCTGACGGACTTCCTCCAGACGGTGGAGAGCGGTCCGGGCGTGGTGAAGGTGAAGCTGCTTCGCATCGAGCCGAGACCCGCGACGGACACGCTGACGGCGTGGACCACGGTCGCCACCTACCGGATGAAGCCCTGA